CGACGACCGGCGACCTACCGATTCTGAAATCTCGTACCGAACAGGTTTGCAGACCAAGCAGGCGGTGGAACCAGTATAAGACACGAACGGACGGACATTCGCCAGTGAAGGGTTTTGCGGGGCCGTTCCGACGATTCTTATTATATTTAGGGTGTTTTCCCTCCTAGGCGCGCAAACGTGGCCGACTCAAAATGCTTGCGCTTCTTTCCCCTCCGGAAGGCGAAGGCGTCTGGTGCAAACCAAGGCATCTTCGCCTTCTTTTTTCTTTCTGACGGTGCCGGAAACGAACCCGAGACCGTCTGTGCGGTTCTTTCGGAGCTTCAGCGCAGACTGGGAACCCATTCACAAACCAACCGCACCACAAGTAGGCCTTCAGGCGTGACCGGTGGGCTATACCGGACAGGCACGGCTGGCTTGGTAAACCGTGGCTGCGGTTCGCAAGACGCTTTCAAACAGCCGTGGAAGAAGCGATCACACGGAAGGTTCGGGCCCGCTTCTCGGCGCGTTCGGCAATCACAAGGACTTCGGAAACTCCTGGCCGGTGATGCGCTCGTAGGCCTCTATGTACTTGCGTGCCGTACCCAGAATGACGTCGGTCGGCAGTGCCGGCCCGGGTGGTGTCTTGTTCCAGTTCAGCGTCTCAAGATAATTGCGGACAAACTGCTTGTCGAAGCTGGGCTGGTCCCGACCGGGCTCATACTGGTCGGCGGGCCAGAATCGTGACGAATCCGGCGTGAGCACCTCGTCGATCAGGATCAGCTCCTCGCCGTCGAAGCCCCATTCGAACTTCGTATCGGCAATGATGACGCCGCGCCGGCGAGCATACTCCGCCGCCTGGGTATAGACAGAAATGCTCAGCCGGCGCACGGTTTCCATGGTCTTGGGGTCAGTTAACTGGCAGGCTCGCTCGAACGACACGTTTTCGTCGTGTCCTTCTTCGGCCTTTGTAGCGGGTGTGAAAAGCGGCTCCGGCAATTTGTCACACTGCCGAAGACCTGGGGGCAGCTTGATGCCGCAAACCGATTGCGTTTTCTGATATTCCTTCCACCCGCTACCGGCCAGGTAACCTCGGACCACGCACTCGATGGGCAGCACCTTGGTCTTCTTGACCAGCATCGAACGGCCGGCGAGTTGATCCAAGTATGGCTCGAATCCCGGCGGCGCCTTCTCGTCGATGAACTCGATCAGGTGATGGCGGATGCCTTTGACAAAGTCGAACCAGAACCTGCTGATCCGCGCCAGCACCTCACCCTTGAAGGGGATCCCATTGGGCATGACAACGTCGAAAGCGCTGATGCGATCGCTGGCGACGATCAGCAATTTGTCTCCCAGGTCGTAGATGTCACGAACTTTGCCCCGCCGAACCGGAAACCCCGGAATGTTCGTCTGCAGAATGATACGCTCGTTTTCCAAAACGCAGCTCCTGTATTCTGAGAGTCCTCACGCTGTCCGACTGCGAGGCACAGGCAACGCTTGTGGACCGGAGAAAGCAACAATCGCCGGCCAATGCTCCGAGCCTGCATCCTCGCGCCGAGGCTCCGTCGTGAGGGCGCGGGCTACGGCGTACTGATATCAACCGGCACGAGCTCGACATTTCCGCCGGGGCAAGTCGTCGGATACTTGCCGGGCGGTGGACCATCCTTCAGACCCTGCCGGACGTACTCCTCGATCAGCAACTCTCGAGGCACTACCTCCTTCC
This region of Phycisphaerae bacterium genomic DNA includes:
- a CDS encoding phosphoribosylaminoimidazolesuccinocarboxamide synthase — its product is MENERIILQTNIPGFPVRRGKVRDIYDLGDKLLIVASDRISAFDVVMPNGIPFKGEVLARISRFWFDFVKGIRHHLIEFIDEKAPPGFEPYLDQLAGRSMLVKKTKVLPIECVVRGYLAGSGWKEYQKTQSVCGIKLPPGLRQCDKLPEPLFTPATKAEEGHDENVSFERACQLTDPKTMETVRRLSISVYTQAAEYARRRGVIIADTKFEWGFDGEELILIDEVLTPDSSRFWPADQYEPGRDQPSFDKQFVRNYLETLNWNKTPPGPALPTDVILGTARKYIEAYERITGQEFPKSL